One genomic segment of Cystobacter fuscus DSM 2262 includes these proteins:
- a CDS encoding phytanoyl-CoA dioxygenase family protein gives MPPEQNARGLSDAQVQRFIDEGFVRIDEAFPRQLADEARAILWRDTGCHPEEPSTWTRPVIRLNHYGQAPFVEAANTPILHRAFDQLVGPERWAPLGMLGTFPIRFPSSADPGDAGWHIDVSFGTEEPDFMSWRANVTSRGRALLMLFLFSDVGEKDAPTRIRAGSHLEMARRLAPAGEAGLTLRELAANGFAETEALPEVLATGEAGTVYLCHPFLVHSAQPHHGTRPRFLAQPPLLPTQPLRLERPDAAYSPVERAIRDALRMTS, from the coding sequence ATGCCTCCAGAGCAGAACGCACGAGGGCTGAGCGATGCGCAGGTCCAGCGCTTCATCGATGAGGGGTTCGTCAGGATCGACGAGGCCTTTCCCCGGCAACTGGCCGATGAGGCCCGTGCCATCCTGTGGCGGGACACGGGCTGCCATCCAGAGGAGCCGTCCACCTGGACCAGGCCGGTCATCCGGCTGAACCACTATGGACAGGCGCCCTTCGTCGAGGCCGCCAATACGCCCATCCTGCATCGGGCCTTTGATCAGTTGGTCGGACCGGAACGGTGGGCGCCACTCGGTATGCTCGGCACCTTCCCCATCCGCTTCCCCTCCTCCGCGGATCCCGGAGATGCTGGCTGGCACATCGATGTCAGCTTTGGCACCGAGGAGCCCGACTTCATGTCCTGGCGCGCGAACGTCACGTCAAGAGGACGGGCGCTGCTGATGCTCTTCCTGTTCTCCGATGTTGGAGAGAAGGATGCGCCCACGCGGATCCGGGCCGGCTCCCATTTGGAGATGGCCCGCAGGTTGGCGCCCGCGGGAGAGGCCGGTCTCACCCTGCGCGAGTTGGCCGCCAACGGCTTCGCCGAAACGGAGGCCCTGCCAGAAGTGCTGGCCACCGGGGAGGCGGGAACCGTCTATCTCTGCCATCCGTTTCTTGTTCATTCGGCGCAGCCCCATCACGGGACGCGACCGCGGTTCCTCGCGCAGCCGCCGCTGCTTCCCACGCAGCCGCTGCGGCTCGAGCGGCCGGACGCCGCCTATTCGCCCGTCGAACGGGCCATCCGCGACGCCCTACGAATGACCTCCTGA
- a CDS encoding serine/threonine-protein kinase, which yields MLPSERGRTFMDDDKTATSTTTPPGTLPEGTIIAGRFILESLAGWGGMGFVYRAMDSSTGATVALKLLHGASSSESAYRFNREAVLLAELRHPGIVSYVAHGSTGTGQPYLAMEWLEGEELSRRMARQPLGLSETLCLLRRAAEALATAHQQGIVHRDLKPSNLFLRGGRPEEVVLLDFGLARYVTRARMAVTGTGTVVGTPGYMAPEQASSAPEIPPAADIFSLGCVLYECLTGQPPFAAPHFAATLAKILHASPARLETLRPGLPAGLQVLVDQMLAKDPRRRLPDASSLLKALGALESFPDLLPPRVGTEPRFDSGTQAEQTLVSVLLVSLGVRSPEETADWDQGMALRDSLRLELAPLPGARVELLADGSLVATLVPEHGTATDQAALAARCALTLKERWPEAAVVLTTGLGVLNERLPVGEAMDRAGRLLSQLERAPASCVLMDDVTAGLLGPGFQLSRCDSGTFVLRGEQLDADASRPLLGKPTPCVGREQELALLDFTFTTCVEESAARALLVTAPPGTGKSRLLHEFLRRVEGREQPPLVLLGRGDPMSTTGSYGLLGQALRRLCGWGGGEGLEARRARLYQRVALHLPEAKAREAVEFLGELCAISFSEEGSPRLRAARGDPRLMSAQVGRALVTFLKAECARQPVLLVLEDLHWSDELTVRLVDGLLRELAGQPFLVLALARPEVKELFPGLWARRLQELSLHGLSHKACARLVRDVLGPWVPESVVRRTVEQSDGNALFLEELIRMVAEGRGKEAPETVLAVLRVRLLRMEHGVRQVLMAASIFGRAFWPEGVGALLGRQTEQALWEQHLRLLVEQEVIEPLPDSRFPTVTEYRFRHELVRDAAYGLVPESHRPMGHQLAGAWLEQMGEPDALVLAAHFQLGQQPERAAPFYTRAAERLLERHDLQGTMRCVESARACGVSGELLARLQALQALVFFWMAQVPKAVELGILALAGLKAGSPLWCRLISGLIVGSSSSTRPELTLRLGELLMHTTPEPEAVDAYLEAIPIMGHTFTSLGERQKVNALIERLMEVGADVMAHSPMARGLMGMLRNNTLYLLEPHPWRHVKLAEQALNDFNAVGAERNANMLQLMWGVGLATMGEFPRAVGLLREALATARRTEQHLLAESTSLFLCVVLADSPEPMDRQEAYTSVLDALGGECAQVFVLGMRHALLARMIAAGGAPGEAESHARKACEILMPMPLHQVFARTVLSTVLRAQGSAAEARQVAELGVRELERMGCEGVYAVGMHLALAEACFAGDEPEAGKAALHKALRCVRVRASDIPELEARERFLRQVPENAWTLELARLHWGEATA from the coding sequence ATGTTGCCATCGGAGCGCGGGCGCACCTTCATGGACGACGACAAGACGGCCACCTCAACCACCACCCCACCCGGAACGCTGCCCGAGGGAACGATCATCGCGGGCCGCTTCATCCTCGAGTCCCTGGCGGGCTGGGGAGGAATGGGCTTCGTCTACCGCGCCATGGATTCCTCCACGGGCGCAACGGTCGCCCTCAAGCTGCTCCATGGCGCCTCCTCCTCGGAGAGCGCCTACCGCTTCAACCGGGAGGCCGTGCTGCTGGCCGAGCTGCGTCACCCCGGTATCGTCTCCTACGTGGCGCATGGCTCCACCGGGACGGGTCAGCCCTACCTGGCCATGGAGTGGCTCGAAGGGGAGGAGCTGTCACGGCGCATGGCCCGCCAGCCACTTGGCCTGTCCGAAACGCTCTGCCTGCTGCGCCGGGCCGCCGAGGCACTCGCCACGGCCCACCAACAGGGCATCGTCCACCGCGATCTCAAACCCTCCAACCTCTTCCTGAGAGGGGGCCGGCCCGAAGAGGTGGTGCTGCTGGACTTTGGCCTGGCCCGCTACGTCACACGAGCGCGGATGGCGGTGACGGGCACGGGCACGGTGGTGGGCACGCCGGGGTACATGGCACCGGAGCAGGCCTCCAGTGCGCCGGAGATTCCTCCCGCGGCGGACATCTTCTCGCTGGGGTGCGTGCTGTACGAGTGCCTCACGGGCCAGCCTCCTTTCGCGGCGCCGCACTTCGCGGCCACGCTGGCCAAGATTCTGCACGCCAGTCCGGCTCGCTTGGAGACGTTGCGCCCAGGCCTGCCCGCGGGCCTGCAGGTGCTGGTGGACCAGATGTTGGCCAAGGATCCGCGGCGGAGGTTGCCGGATGCCTCCAGCCTGTTGAAAGCGCTCGGGGCCCTGGAGTCCTTCCCCGACCTGCTGCCGCCGCGGGTCGGGACGGAGCCGCGCTTCGACAGCGGGACCCAGGCCGAGCAGACGCTGGTCAGCGTTCTGCTGGTGTCGCTCGGTGTCAGGTCCCCCGAGGAAACGGCGGATTGGGACCAGGGCATGGCGTTGCGCGACTCGCTGCGCCTGGAGCTGGCGCCGCTTCCCGGCGCGCGGGTGGAACTGCTGGCGGATGGCTCGTTGGTGGCCACGCTGGTGCCGGAGCACGGCACGGCCACGGATCAGGCGGCGCTGGCGGCGCGCTGTGCCCTCACCCTGAAGGAGCGCTGGCCCGAAGCCGCGGTGGTGCTGACCACGGGGCTGGGCGTCCTCAACGAGCGGCTGCCGGTGGGCGAGGCCATGGACAGGGCGGGGCGGCTGCTGAGCCAGCTCGAGCGCGCGCCCGCCTCCTGCGTGTTGATGGACGATGTGACGGCCGGACTGCTCGGGCCGGGCTTCCAGCTCTCCCGCTGCGATTCGGGCACTTTCGTGCTGCGAGGCGAGCAGCTCGATGCCGACGCCTCCCGTCCGTTGTTGGGCAAGCCCACGCCTTGCGTGGGCCGGGAACAAGAGCTGGCGCTGCTCGACTTCACCTTCACCACCTGTGTCGAGGAGTCCGCAGCCCGGGCCCTGTTGGTGACGGCCCCTCCGGGTACGGGCAAGTCCCGGCTGCTCCACGAATTCCTCCGCCGGGTGGAGGGCAGGGAACAGCCGCCGTTGGTGCTGCTGGGGCGTGGGGACCCGATGAGCACGACAGGCTCGTACGGATTGCTGGGCCAGGCGCTGCGGAGACTGTGCGGATGGGGAGGCGGCGAGGGACTGGAGGCGCGGCGGGCCCGGCTGTACCAGCGGGTGGCCCTGCACCTGCCCGAGGCGAAGGCTCGGGAAGCGGTGGAGTTCCTGGGCGAGCTGTGCGCCATTTCCTTCTCCGAGGAGGGCAGTCCCCGGCTGCGCGCGGCGCGTGGCGACCCGCGGTTGATGAGCGCGCAGGTGGGCCGGGCCCTGGTGACCTTCCTGAAGGCCGAGTGTGCCCGGCAGCCGGTGCTGCTGGTGCTGGAGGACCTGCACTGGAGTGATGAGCTGACGGTGAGGCTGGTGGACGGGCTGCTGCGGGAGCTGGCCGGGCAGCCCTTCCTGGTGCTGGCGCTGGCACGGCCCGAGGTGAAGGAACTCTTCCCGGGACTGTGGGCGAGGCGCCTGCAAGAACTGTCGCTCCATGGGCTGAGCCACAAAGCCTGTGCGCGGCTGGTGCGTGACGTGTTGGGGCCGTGGGTGCCCGAGTCCGTGGTGCGGCGGACGGTGGAGCAATCCGACGGCAATGCCCTCTTCCTGGAGGAGCTCATCCGCATGGTGGCGGAAGGGCGCGGGAAGGAGGCACCGGAGACGGTGCTGGCGGTGCTGCGGGTCCGCCTGCTGCGGATGGAGCATGGGGTGCGCCAGGTGTTGATGGCCGCCAGCATCTTCGGCCGCGCCTTCTGGCCGGAGGGGGTGGGGGCGCTGTTGGGCCGCCAGACGGAGCAGGCGCTGTGGGAGCAGCACCTGCGGCTGCTGGTGGAGCAGGAGGTCATCGAGCCGCTGCCCGACAGCCGCTTTCCCACCGTGACGGAGTACCGTTTCCGCCATGAGCTGGTGCGGGATGCGGCCTATGGCCTGGTGCCCGAGAGCCACCGGCCCATGGGCCACCAGCTCGCGGGAGCCTGGCTGGAGCAAATGGGCGAGCCGGATGCGCTGGTGCTCGCCGCGCACTTCCAGTTGGGGCAGCAGCCGGAGCGGGCCGCCCCCTTCTACACCCGGGCCGCCGAGCGGCTCTTGGAGCGGCATGATCTGCAGGGGACGATGCGGTGCGTGGAGTCGGCCCGGGCCTGTGGTGTGAGTGGCGAGCTCCTCGCCCGGTTGCAGGCACTTCAAGCCTTGGTGTTCTTCTGGATGGCACAGGTGCCCAAGGCCGTGGAGCTGGGCATTCTGGCGTTGGCCGGACTGAAGGCCGGCAGCCCGTTGTGGTGCAGGTTGATCAGCGGCCTCATCGTTGGGAGCTCCAGTTCAACACGTCCGGAGCTGACGCTCAGGCTGGGTGAGTTGTTGATGCACACCACGCCGGAGCCCGAAGCGGTCGATGCCTATCTCGAGGCCATCCCCATCATGGGACACACGTTCACCTCGCTCGGCGAGCGCCAGAAGGTCAATGCACTGATTGAGCGGCTCATGGAAGTAGGCGCCGATGTGATGGCCCATTCTCCCATGGCGCGGGGTTTGATGGGCATGTTGAGGAACAACACCTTGTACCTGCTCGAGCCCCACCCCTGGCGGCACGTCAAGCTGGCCGAGCAGGCGTTGAATGATTTCAACGCGGTCGGCGCGGAGCGCAACGCGAACATGTTGCAGCTCATGTGGGGGGTGGGCCTGGCGACAATGGGAGAGTTTCCGAGGGCCGTGGGGCTGCTGCGGGAGGCGTTGGCCACGGCCAGACGTACGGAGCAACATCTGCTGGCCGAGAGCACCTCCCTCTTCTTGTGCGTGGTGCTGGCCGACAGTCCCGAGCCGATGGATCGGCAGGAGGCCTACACCTCGGTGCTCGATGCGCTCGGGGGAGAGTGCGCCCAGGTCTTCGTTTTGGGAATGAGGCATGCCCTGCTGGCGCGGATGATCGCGGCGGGGGGTGCACCGGGCGAAGCCGAGTCTCATGCACGCAAGGCGTGTGAAATCCTGATGCCGATGCCGCTCCACCAGGTGTTCGCGCGCACGGTCCTCAGTACCGTGCTGAGAGCCCAGGGGAGCGCCGCGGAGGCCCGACAGGTGGCGGAGCTGGGCGTGCGGGAGTTGGAGCGGATGGGCTGCGAGGGCGTCTACGCGGTGGGCATGCACCTGGCGCTGGCGGAAGCCTGCTTCGCGGGGGACGAGCCGGAGGCGGGGAAGGCGGCCCTGCACAAGGCCCTGCGGTGCGTGAGGGTCCGCGCCAGCGACATCCCCGAGCTTGAGGCCCGCGAACGCTTCCTGCGCCAGGTGCCAGAGAACGCCTGGACGCTGGAGCTGGCCCGCCTGCACTGGGGCGAAGCCACGGCGTAG
- a CDS encoding glutathione S-transferase family protein yields the protein MIKIHNFPRGARGLRVMWLCEEMGLPYQVEKVSFPTSEAYRALNAMGTVPFLEDEGGVAINESVAMLLYVAQRYGPTPLLPGKEDPALARVLQLTVFSEATFGAGMNPLMDAHFGAPEADKRNWSVRTLEGRVAKAVKFLSDQLGAGPFLVGSQLTLADIALCTALGIWRGALDRTPPDNLAAYWERLKARPAYQRAMQANT from the coding sequence GTGATCAAGATCCATAACTTTCCGCGTGGAGCACGTGGCCTGCGCGTGATGTGGCTGTGCGAGGAGATGGGGCTGCCCTACCAGGTGGAGAAGGTCTCCTTTCCGACGAGTGAGGCCTACCGCGCCCTCAACGCCATGGGCACGGTGCCGTTCCTCGAGGACGAGGGGGGCGTGGCGATCAACGAGTCCGTCGCCATGCTGCTCTACGTGGCGCAGCGGTATGGCCCCACGCCGCTGTTGCCCGGGAAGGAGGACCCGGCGCTCGCGCGCGTGCTGCAACTCACGGTGTTCAGCGAGGCCACGTTCGGGGCGGGCATGAATCCCCTCATGGACGCGCACTTCGGGGCGCCGGAGGCCGACAAGCGCAATTGGTCGGTGCGCACGTTGGAGGGACGCGTCGCGAAGGCCGTGAAGTTCCTGTCCGATCAGCTCGGCGCGGGCCCCTTCCTCGTGGGCTCCCAGCTCACGCTCGCCGACATCGCCCTGTGCACCGCGCTGGGCATCTGGCGCGGGGCCCTGGACAGGACGCCGCCAGACAATCTCGCCGCCTACTGGGAGCGGCTGAAGGCGCGCCCGGCGTACCAACGCGCGATGCAGGCGAACACCTAG
- a CDS encoding L,D-transpeptidase family protein has translation MMKRLWLWGLLVLGALPAGAADRVERARRDKTAVVVKAFRDAGVAWPPEELFVRAFKHERRLEVWGGDRGQPLRRVKTYPVCAASGVEGPKRREGDLQVPEGFYTLDQFNPYSNFHLSMRVSYPNESDRRLGQRPLGGAIYVHGNCVSIGCIAIEDGPIEELYLMVLEARARMKRDVPFHIFPRRLDAAGLEALESLPEATPELRAFWRGLEPGWRLFEQTRRPPRVTVDSRTGAYAVQPARVSRGPFRPRSASAACRHRSLCTRRVPRH, from the coding sequence ATGATGAAACGACTGTGGCTGTGGGGATTGTTGGTGCTGGGGGCCTTGCCCGCGGGGGCGGCGGACCGGGTGGAGCGAGCGCGGCGCGACAAGACGGCCGTGGTGGTCAAGGCCTTCCGCGACGCGGGGGTGGCCTGGCCTCCCGAGGAGCTGTTCGTGCGCGCCTTCAAGCACGAGCGCCGATTGGAGGTGTGGGGGGGCGACCGGGGCCAGCCCCTGCGCCGGGTGAAGACGTACCCCGTCTGCGCGGCCTCGGGGGTGGAGGGGCCCAAGCGGCGCGAGGGGGACCTGCAGGTGCCCGAGGGTTTCTACACGCTCGACCAGTTCAACCCGTACAGCAACTTCCACCTGTCCATGCGGGTGAGCTACCCCAACGAGTCGGACCGGCGGCTGGGGCAGCGGCCGCTGGGCGGGGCCATCTACGTGCATGGCAACTGCGTGAGCATCGGCTGCATCGCCATCGAGGATGGCCCCATCGAGGAGCTGTACCTGATGGTGCTGGAGGCGCGCGCGCGCATGAAGCGGGATGTGCCCTTCCACATCTTCCCCCGCCGGCTGGACGCCGCGGGACTCGAGGCCCTGGAGTCGCTGCCCGAGGCCACCCCCGAACTGCGCGCCTTCTGGCGAGGGCTGGAGCCCGGGTGGCGCCTCTTCGAGCAGACCCGCCGCCCCCCCCGGGTGACGGTGGACTCGCGCACGGGGGCCTATGCGGTCCAGCCCGCGCGCGTGAGCCGCGGGCCGTTCAGGCCCCGATCTGCGTCAGCAGCGTGTCGGCATCGCTCACTTTGTACTCGCCGGGTGCCTCGACATTGA
- a CDS encoding peroxiredoxin — MIKIGDALPAVTLQEYSEVEGNGCSIGPNPVNVTQAAAGKTIAVFALPGAFTPTCSAKHVPGFIQKAQDFKQAGVDEIWCVSVNDAFVMGAWARDQKTDGKIRMLADGSAEFAKAMGLSLDLSARGMGVRSRRYSLLAKDGKVVSLNVEAPGEYKVSDADTLLTQIGA, encoded by the coding sequence ATGATCAAGATTGGTGACGCACTGCCCGCGGTGACCCTGCAGGAGTACTCGGAGGTGGAGGGGAATGGTTGCAGCATCGGCCCGAACCCGGTGAACGTGACGCAGGCCGCGGCGGGCAAGACCATCGCGGTGTTCGCCTTGCCGGGTGCCTTCACGCCCACCTGCTCGGCCAAGCATGTGCCCGGCTTCATCCAGAAGGCCCAGGACTTCAAGCAGGCCGGTGTCGATGAGATCTGGTGCGTGAGCGTCAACGACGCCTTCGTCATGGGCGCCTGGGCGCGCGACCAGAAGACCGATGGGAAGATTCGCATGCTGGCCGATGGCAGCGCGGAGTTCGCCAAGGCCATGGGGCTGAGCCTGGACCTCTCCGCCCGGGGCATGGGCGTGCGCAGCCGCCGTTACTCGCTCCTGGCGAAGGACGGCAAGGTGGTCAGCCTCAATGTCGAGGCACCCGGCGAGTACAAAGTGAGCGATGCCGACACGCTGCTGACGCAGATCGGGGCCTGA
- a CDS encoding PKD domain-containing protein, translated as MSHAPEPPGPRARPGARLALVGMGAAALLLALLVPAWLRPGGPRPTVLSEPAERGAPATKAPPARPLAAPPPAPHSAPPASTPGDALATALGEERVSLASSVRIEGIELEREWVCAGEVMGLSARLEGVPEPGAVSRWVWPITGGGAELHPGPTLQWRAPPVAGRYPVRFQVCTDLGGRRVGVLAEREITLEVRPCAQGEGQRHEPLRIGLTQRGQGRFTFQALYQGGERVSAYVWSFGDGSSATTAEPGIEHTYALAELGPEQTRSFTVRLQARLERGPPLEATVFALTRGQPASEPPPVALQVSRWRPNTEADEADGWRSDVVVRAPEGTDVTWERLERVFLRWEGEPDIDTRPWRERVHVEEELGHGGWRGYVTVSAAEAAPEIKQILDSLHGRDATGQEVVVSWSPFKREPSERPTGAPASPVK; from the coding sequence GTGAGCCACGCTCCCGAGCCACCCGGCCCCCGCGCACGTCCCGGCGCCCGTCTGGCCCTCGTGGGGATGGGGGCCGCGGCGCTGCTGCTGGCCTTGCTCGTCCCCGCGTGGCTCCGGCCCGGTGGACCGCGGCCCACCGTGCTGTCCGAACCCGCGGAGCGCGGCGCTCCCGCGACGAAGGCACCCCCCGCGAGACCTCTCGCGGCACCGCCCCCCGCTCCCCACTCCGCTCCGCCCGCCAGCACGCCCGGAGACGCCCTCGCCACGGCCCTGGGCGAGGAGCGGGTGTCGCTGGCCTCCAGCGTCCGCATCGAGGGCATCGAGCTGGAGCGCGAGTGGGTGTGCGCGGGCGAGGTGATGGGCCTGTCCGCCCGCCTCGAGGGGGTGCCCGAGCCGGGCGCGGTCTCCCGGTGGGTCTGGCCCATCACTGGAGGCGGTGCCGAGTTGCACCCTGGCCCGACACTCCAGTGGCGGGCGCCGCCGGTCGCCGGCAGATACCCCGTGCGCTTCCAGGTGTGCACGGATCTCGGAGGCCGGCGCGTCGGCGTGCTGGCCGAGCGGGAGATCACGCTCGAGGTGCGGCCGTGCGCGCAGGGCGAGGGACAGCGGCACGAGCCCCTGCGCATCGGGCTCACCCAGCGAGGCCAGGGCCGCTTCACCTTCCAGGCGCTGTACCAGGGCGGCGAGCGCGTCTCGGCGTACGTGTGGAGCTTCGGCGATGGCTCCAGCGCGACCACGGCCGAACCCGGGATCGAGCACACCTATGCACTCGCGGAGCTCGGTCCCGAGCAGACGCGGAGCTTCACCGTGAGGCTCCAGGCGCGCCTGGAGCGAGGACCCCCGCTGGAGGCCACCGTGTTCGCGCTCACGCGCGGGCAACCCGCGAGCGAACCGCCTCCCGTCGCGCTCCAGGTCTCCCGGTGGCGCCCGAACACCGAGGCGGATGAGGCGGATGGCTGGCGGAGCGACGTGGTGGTGCGCGCTCCGGAAGGCACGGACGTCACCTGGGAGCGTCTCGAGCGCGTGTTCCTGCGCTGGGAGGGCGAGCCCGACATCGACACGCGGCCCTGGCGCGAGCGGGTCCACGTGGAAGAGGAACTCGGACACGGCGGCTGGCGGGGCTACGTCACGGTGAGCGCCGCCGAGGCCGCGCCGGAGATCAAACAGATCCTCGACTCCCTCCACGGACGCGACGCGACGGGCCAGGAGGTAGTGGTGTCCTGGAGCCCCTTCAAGCGCGAACCGTCAGAGCGGCCGACCGGGGCCCCGGCTTCGCCCGTGAAGTAG
- a CDS encoding peptidylprolyl isomerase — protein MANIKDPENTIIMETTKGKVVIELRPDLAPGHVARIKELTREGAYDGVVFHRVIEKFMAQTGDVKFGKSTGPDFNPGRAGMGGSSKPDLKAEFSSAKHGRGACSMARAQNPNSANSQFFIVFDDASFLDRQYTVWGQVIEGMENVDKIKRGEPVVDPDKIVSMKVAADVKA, from the coding sequence ATGGCGAACATCAAGGATCCGGAAAACACCATCATCATGGAGACGACCAAGGGAAAGGTCGTCATCGAGCTCCGCCCCGATCTCGCTCCGGGCCATGTGGCCCGCATCAAGGAACTGACGCGGGAGGGCGCCTATGACGGCGTCGTCTTCCACCGCGTGATCGAGAAATTCATGGCGCAGACCGGCGACGTCAAGTTCGGCAAGTCCACGGGCCCCGACTTCAACCCGGGCCGCGCCGGCATGGGCGGCTCCTCCAAGCCGGACCTGAAGGCCGAGTTCAGCAGCGCCAAACACGGCCGCGGGGCGTGCTCGATGGCGCGCGCGCAGAACCCCAACTCCGCCAACTCGCAGTTCTTCATCGTCTTCGACGACGCGTCCTTCCTGGACCGTCAGTACACCGTCTGGGGACAGGTGATCGAGGGCATGGAGAACGTCGACAAGATCAAGCGCGGCGAGCCCGTCGTGGATCCCGACAAGATCGTCTCCATGAAGGTCGCGGCGGACGTCAAGGCCTGA
- a CDS encoding CHAT domain-containing protein, which translates to MPLEPELARQVQALHRALLQGDLQSVLARLREASDGGPVLLRFMLQDTDLQSFPWEALCEPGREFEFLGNSASLLPVRGVRSPEPWQPREVRGAVRLLAIAPLHPHSLPRLQATLHESLASGEVEWLEPLTGPRSRKAALFERLRRQPEPHIIHFIGHGGLHEGRPVLRLADEEDEESWVSVELLAQQLHGAWGQGPLRLIVLEACEGASPGALESAAELLARTAADAVLAYLWPVRMDVALRCSRVFYRALTRAAREEGDVALSLNEARRSVLAELEGSAEAFSPVLYLRGRDPVLFDFKARKVSPPPLVAARTEASPPPPVLGQFLEQPFSLLLGNRWEEEAPDFRGLRERLQGELIQKALSVPQELPMSTLAEHFALRIGQEELDYEFQEVFGQSDFKPPLMRLLARRLGTGVHITLLRLPLLEQAIAELHPRLTLYVLQPSSNADGRAVMMRREAGGVRWERLRKVPSELDTERDVVVLRLCSGYLPAHLFSHPLLTEDDYLLGVRGLSSLLPFELVEPIQSALSLRPLLLVGMSMLDWSHRMLLYQLFGRRTLMRGSMAVLDPKSREQELWEEGRGLPGRTGVRALESTDEQLAAWLEALAAGGTG; encoded by the coding sequence ATGCCGCTCGAGCCCGAGCTCGCACGGCAGGTCCAGGCGCTCCACCGCGCCCTTCTCCAGGGAGATCTCCAGTCGGTACTTGCTCGGCTGCGCGAGGCCTCCGATGGAGGGCCCGTCCTGCTGCGCTTCATGCTCCAGGATACGGACCTTCAAAGCTTCCCCTGGGAGGCCCTTTGCGAGCCCGGAAGGGAGTTCGAGTTCCTGGGGAACTCGGCGAGCCTGCTGCCAGTGCGTGGCGTGCGCTCGCCCGAGCCCTGGCAACCGCGCGAGGTGCGGGGCGCGGTGCGGCTGCTCGCCATCGCGCCGCTGCACCCTCACTCCCTCCCCCGGTTGCAGGCGACGCTTCACGAGAGTCTCGCCTCGGGCGAGGTCGAGTGGCTCGAGCCCCTCACGGGACCGAGGTCCCGCAAGGCCGCCCTCTTCGAGCGCCTGAGGCGCCAGCCCGAGCCCCACATCATCCACTTCATCGGACACGGGGGCCTGCACGAGGGAAGGCCCGTCCTGCGGCTGGCGGACGAGGAGGACGAGGAGAGCTGGGTCTCGGTGGAGTTGCTGGCGCAGCAGCTCCATGGGGCGTGGGGCCAGGGCCCCCTGCGGCTCATCGTCCTGGAGGCCTGTGAGGGAGCGAGCCCTGGCGCCCTGGAGAGCGCGGCGGAGCTGCTGGCGCGCACCGCGGCGGATGCCGTCCTCGCCTACCTCTGGCCGGTGAGGATGGACGTGGCCCTGCGCTGCTCGCGTGTGTTCTACCGCGCGCTCACGCGGGCGGCCCGGGAGGAGGGAGACGTGGCGCTCAGCCTCAACGAGGCCCGGCGCAGCGTCCTGGCGGAGCTGGAGGGCAGTGCTGAGGCGTTCTCCCCCGTGCTGTACCTGCGCGGACGCGATCCGGTGCTGTTCGATTTCAAGGCGCGCAAGGTCTCGCCTCCACCCCTCGTGGCCGCGCGGACGGAGGCGTCCCCCCCGCCTCCGGTCCTGGGGCAGTTCCTGGAGCAGCCCTTCTCGCTGCTGTTGGGAAATCGCTGGGAGGAGGAGGCGCCCGACTTCCGAGGTCTGCGTGAGCGGCTTCAGGGCGAGCTCATCCAGAAGGCGCTCTCCGTGCCACAGGAACTGCCCATGAGCACCCTGGCGGAGCACTTCGCGCTGCGCATCGGGCAGGAGGAGCTGGACTACGAGTTCCAGGAGGTGTTCGGCCAGTCGGACTTCAAGCCTCCCCTGATGCGTCTGTTGGCACGGCGGCTCGGGACCGGAGTGCACATCACCCTGTTGCGTCTGCCCCTACTGGAGCAGGCCATCGCCGAGCTGCATCCACGGCTCACGCTCTACGTCCTCCAGCCTTCCTCGAACGCCGACGGACGCGCCGTGATGATGCGGCGCGAGGCGGGCGGTGTCCGCTGGGAGCGGTTGCGCAAGGTCCCGAGCGAATTGGATACCGAGCGGGACGTGGTGGTGCTCCGGCTCTGCTCCGGCTACCTGCCGGCGCATCTCTTCAGCCATCCACTGCTCACCGAGGATGATTACCTGCTGGGCGTCCGCGGCCTGTCGAGCCTGCTGCCCTTCGAACTCGTCGAGCCCATCCAGAGTGCCCTGAGCCTGCGTCCGCTCCTGCTCGTCGGGATGTCCATGTTGGACTGGAGCCACCGGATGCTGCTCTACCAGCTCTTTGGCAGGCGCACGCTGATGCGCGGCAGCATGGCCGTGCTCGATCCCAAAAGCCGCGAGCAGGAGTTGTGGGAGGAGGGCAGGGGACTGCCTGGAAGGACCGGGGTGAGGGCGCTCGAATCGACGGATGAGCAACTGGCGGCCTGGCTCGAGGCGCTGGCGGCCGGGGGGACAGGATGA